ATTCCGAGCGAAAACAGCGCCTTTCAACACACGTCGATCCTGGTTCGGCCCCATCAGCGAAGCTGAGTCGCCCGGCGACACGCTTCATGCGTGGCGCCATGCGGATCAGCTGCGATGGTGGAGCCGCCGGGTACTGCCCCCGGGTCCGCTGCGCCTATTTCACGCCGCAGTTTATCGCCATAGCCGGCTGGAAGCCGACGATCCGGATATAGGCGCGCCCAACCGTCGCCGCAATGGCCGTGGCGCGATGCGGCGACACGCCTTTCGCTCGCCACAATAAACGCGCATAGGGCGGCGATCATGTTGACCCAGCGTTCCCGCTATGCGCTGCGCGCGATGCTGTTCCTCGCCGACGCGCCGCCCGCCAGCCCGCCGATCCCGATGACGCGCATCGCCGCCGAGGCGAACGTGCCGCGCAAGTTCCTGGAACTGATCCTCGCCGACCTGCGCGACGCCGGCCTGCTGCACAGCCATCGCGGCAAGATGGGCGGCTACGTCCTCGCGCGCGCCAGCCACCTCATCTCGCTCGGCGACGTCATCCGTACGATCGAGGGGCCGCTCGCGCTCGTCCCCTGCGTCAGCCGCACCGCCTATCGCCCGTGCAAGGATTGCAAGAGCGAGGCGGATTGCGCGATCCGCCATGCGATGATGCGCGTGCGCGACGAGACGGCGCGCATCCTCGACGGCACCAGCCTCGCCGACGCGACCGCCGAGGATCTGGCGGCCGCGTAACGGGCTGGTGGGATGACGGGTCGGCTCAGACCCGCGGTCGCGCCTTCAGTTCGTCGCGGATCTCGCGCAGCAGTGCGATCTCCGCCGCTTCGGGTGCAGGCACCGCGGCGGCATCCGCCTTGTCGCGTTCGAGGACGCCGGTCGCGCGGTTCACGGCGCGCACGATCAGGAAGATGATGAACGCGACGATCAGGAAATTGACCAGCTGCGTCACGAATTCGCCGTAGCCGAGCAGCGGCACCCCCGCCTTCTTCAGCGCGGCATAATCGGTCAGCGACCCTTTGTACGTCGCCGGCACGGGCCCCAGCTGGATGAAATAGCTCGAGAAATCGAGCCCGCCGAAGATCTTGCCGATGATCGGCATCAGCACGTCCTCGGTCAGCGCGGTGACGATCTTGCCGAACGCCGCACCGATGATCACCGCCACCGCCAGGTCGAGCACGTTGCCGCGCGCGATGAAGGCCCTGAATTCCTTGAGCATCCTGCCACCCCTTCGGTCGTTTCCACGGTCGGACGCGAAACTAGGCGGCAATTTCCGCTT
This portion of the Sphingomonas sp. FARSPH genome encodes:
- the mscL gene encoding large conductance mechanosensitive channel protein MscL; amino-acid sequence: MLKEFRAFIARGNVLDLAVAVIIGAAFGKIVTALTEDVLMPIIGKIFGGLDFSSYFIQLGPVPATYKGSLTDYAALKKAGVPLLGYGEFVTQLVNFLIVAFIIFLIVRAVNRATGVLERDKADAAAVPAPEAAEIALLREIRDELKARPRV
- a CDS encoding RrF2 family transcriptional regulator, whose translation is MLTQRSRYALRAMLFLADAPPASPPIPMTRIAAEANVPRKFLELILADLRDAGLLHSHRGKMGGYVLARASHLISLGDVIRTIEGPLALVPCVSRTAYRPCKDCKSEADCAIRHAMMRVRDETARILDGTSLADATAEDLAAA